Proteins encoded by one window of Desulfatiglans sp.:
- a CDS encoding type 1 glutamine amidotransferase produces the protein MMELKGKKVIILIENMYNELEYWYPFYRLKEAGAEVITVGSGSSQYTSKIGFPAKADTGAKDVNMTEFDGVVIPGGYAPDIMRRYPEMVKLVKDADDAGKVIGAICHAGWMLASSKILKNRRVTSFFAIKDDLTHAGAEWVDEEVVIDRNLITSRKPDDLPAFMRAVITVLKTI, from the coding sequence ATCATGGAACTTAAAGGTAAAAAGGTCATAATACTTATAGAAAACATGTATAATGAGCTTGAATACTGGTACCCCTTTTATCGCCTGAAGGAGGCCGGTGCAGAGGTTATAACGGTCGGCTCCGGAAGCTCCCAGTACACATCAAAGATCGGGTTTCCTGCAAAGGCAGACACAGGAGCAAAGGATGTAAATATGACCGAATTTGACGGTGTAGTAATACCCGGCGGTTATGCCCCCGATATCATGCGCCGCTACCCTGAAATGGTTAAGCTTGTAAAGGATGCTGATGATGCGGGTAAGGTAATTGGAGCAATATGCCATGCGGGATGGATGCTTGCCTCTTCAAAAATATTGAAAAACCGCCGTGTTACCTCATTTTTTGCTATTAAAGATGATCTTACCCATGCAGGGGCCGAATGGGTGGATGAAGAGGTGGTAATCGACCGGAATCTTATTACAAGCAGAAAACCGGATGATCTGCCTGCCTTTATGAGGGCGGTTATTACAGTGTTAAAAACTATTTAA